Proteins co-encoded in one Montipora capricornis isolate CH-2021 chromosome 12, ASM3666992v2, whole genome shotgun sequence genomic window:
- the LOC138026825 gene encoding uncharacterized protein, whose amino-acid sequence MIVTRLPKNIPYFALWKREKMDDILTELSLETLAAVFRRERIVPSIVQSMSDEEIERLGVTAIGDRVRLRELCKEDEGNSSRSSFGSRSVGSASTSRNGVVPLADAVLEERMRLFNPRGPRSQSKSRSKKHPYLRTWTVHFVCLADRYQCKTPSAVEKQTLHKAGLGVKKIKLLLDDDASAVYEKLVSSEKDDVGDVKGFPQLREAGGFEMLHCLPNCRDLTPLKCSWAAKEIRSNLGGQSKIYLRPIQKDLSTKSLLPQNSCEVKEKCMACNKEFPMSELRTHSFYMCTVGFNSGSDSEGDNGITGCIVEGTANADSGSESSVNPGMSQAPQQIQEANPVIEVSDSPVPVLEEKQDNIDTAVGKVVTFCRTNNVHNPVEVLRCMQQVIVTGRKLELESDSEVLEGETNYINVDRMNLLETAFEEIGALENLRLTLEVSFYGEKARDYGGPRREFFRLILTAIKEKYFDNGIRELLADDYYIVGVIIGLSIVQNGKVPQFFSEDQLENIFNSIQSSAAYSNLQKGLDKLGICMVCKQLPLLVHIFRPSPAAKLTIKKLTNLLKPIFAEDGSNQRRFEGIVYSAFCRYLREVQSGRRKRVTLAHVLWFATGSDEEPLLGFKLHPSLLFTAAVQSFLPIANTCINAMILPSPTLEISIPPDEKLFDLYDCAFLNSYFGNV is encoded by the exons ATGATCGTCACCAGGCTCCCAAAAAACATTCCGTATTTTGCTTTGTGGAAGCGCGAAAAAATGGATGACATCTTGACGGAACTAAGCCTTGAAACGCTGGCTGCAGTATTTCGACGAGAAAGAATCGTTCCTTCGATAGTACAGTCGATGAGTGATGAGGAAATAGAACGACTTGGTGTAACTGCGATTGGAGATCGAGTTCGATTGCGTGAACTTTGTAAAGAAGACGAAGGGAACAGTAGCAGGTCATCGTTTGGCTCTCGAAGTGTTGGAAGCGCCTCAACAAGCAGAAACGGCGTTGTACCTTTAGCTGACGCTGTACTGGAGGAACGAATGCGTCTTTTCAATCCTAGGGGTCCTCGGTCGCAGTCTAAAAgtagaagcaagaaacatccTTATCTACGAACTTGGACTGTTCACTTTGTGTGCCTTGCAGATAGGTATCAGTGCAAAACACCATCAGCTGTTGAGAAACAAACTTTGCACAAAGCTGGCTTAGGAGTAAAAAAGATCAAGCTACTCTTAGATGATGATGCAAGTGCAGTGTATGAGAAGCTTGTCTCGAGTGAAAAGGACGATGTAGGTGATGTGAAGGGGTTTCCTCAGTTACGTGAAGCAGGAGGATTTGAGATGCTACATTGCCTACCAAATTGCCGGGATTTAACACCTCTTAAGTGCTCCTGGGCTGCCAAAGAAATAAGAAGTAATTTAGGAGGGCAATCCAAAATTTACTTGAGACCAATTCAAAAAGATCTGTCCACTAAATCTCTTTTGCCGCAGAATTCTTGTGAAGTAAAAGAGAAATGCATGGCTTGCAACAAAGAATTCCCAATGAGTGAACTCAGAACACACTCTTTTTACATGTGTACAGTTGGATTTAATAGTGGTTCAGACTCAGAGGGTGACAATGGCATAACTGGGTGCATTGTAGAAGGCACAGCAAATGCTGACTCTGGAAGTGAATCGTCAGTGAATCCTGGGATGTCCCAAGCTCCACAACAAATACAGGAAGCAAACCCAGTCATTGAAGTTTCTGACTCACCTGTACCTGTACTTGAAGAGAAACAAGATAACATTGATACTGCTGTTGGAAAGGTTGTAACCTTTTGCCGCACAAACAATGTACACAACCCCGTGGAAGTTCTCCGATGTATGCAGCAAGTCATTGTTACTGGCAGGAAATTGGAATTAGAATCTGACAGTGAAGTCTTAGAGGGGGAGACAAACTACATTAATGTAGACAGAATGAATCTACTTGAAACAGCATTTGAGGAAATAGGGGCTCTGGAAAACCTTCGCCTCACGTTGGAGGTTTCTTTTTATGGGGAG AAAGCACGTGACTATGGGGGCCCGAGGAGAGAGTTCTTCCGGCTCATACTCACAGCAATTAAAGAAAAGTATTTTGACAATGGCATTCGTGAACTTCTTGCAGATGATTATTATATTGTTGGAGTGATAATTG GTCTAAGCATCGTTCAGAATGGAAAGGTCCCCCAGTTTTTTTCAGAAGATCAgctggaaaacatatttaacAGCATTCAATCCTCAGCAGCTTATAGTAATTTACAGAAAGGATTGGACAAATTAGGAATATGTATG GTCTGCAAACAGTTGCCACTCCTTGTCCACATTTTCAGACCAAGCCCAGCAGCCAAACTTACCATCAAGAAACTTACAAACCTTTTAAAGCCAATATTTGCTGAAGATGGATCAAACCAAAGGCGCTTTGAAGGAATTGTGTATAGTGCTTTCTGTAGATACCTGAGAGAGGTACAAA GTGGAAGGAGGAAGAGAGTGACTCTGGCCCATGTATTGTGGTTTGCAACGGGGTCAGATGAAGAGCCCCTCTTGGGATTTAAATTGCATCCCTCGCTGCTCTTTACTGCAGCAGTACAGTCCTTTCTACCAATAGCTAACACCTGTATTAATGCCATGATATTGCCATCACCCACACTTGAGATCAGTATTCCACCTGACGAGAAGCTATTTGATTTATATGACTGTGCATTTCTAAATAGCTATTTTGGCAATGTGTAA
- the LOC138026158 gene encoding kelch-like protein 3 has protein sequence MSQSSASIDMKEYVGAVAFEIEDLNTSASNSNMADLSQPMLSDPAKHCQERIYRLDALRRKESFFDVTVSVKDKEFKAHRLVLGAASPFFLSLLVSDMREGKEQFIRIELEEATGSVMEDVFKYIYTGIAAVTKDTAHDLVAAADYLLLPGLKTLACDFLVGNITTENCMFNYYFADKYQCLELMEESCEFINSNFSSVMETDDFLNLNIEKVMKWVSSDDVTVTSEEEIFKGVVKWVTHKKSERESNFAELLSQVRLKSMSHDFLFNELINEELVATNKETLNFVLRSMKCIVDPFCENAAKPPRKCLEKYIDVIFVCGGRTALCYVPQKDIWYHLPDMLFEHQDHAVVQYRDKVCIFGGQRVGSGKSQITEYFLSSKISQGTVETGPAISGNCCSSLSVLDGCIFALFCKAIILYKIDENVCEPVADPPTRRLGSCLVSDKRHLYLVGGYTGVYLRQASKAVERFDPISAAWEEVAAMNEARYDAFGAAMNGKIYIAGGINKNKALKSCEVYDPSTDEWQVMSNLKVCRQAANMVCIQEALYVVGGFKEEKLSSRELSVEVFQLGACEWKSKSTIPTNFENENREDRKKKIHHKACLAVIHKSLLEKLCKL, from the coding sequence ATGTCGCAAAGTTCTGCGAGTATCGACATGAAAGAATACGTAGGAGCAGTTGCATTCGAAATCGAAGACTTGAACACTTCCGCATCAaattccaatatggcggaccttTCACAGCCAATGCTATCAGATCCAGCAAAACACTGTCAAGAACGTATCTATCGTCTGGATGCTCTGAGAAGAAAAGAGAGTTTTTTCGATGTAACAGTGTCAGTAAAAGACAAAGAGTTTAAAGCTCACAGACTCGTGTTAGGAGCAGCAAGCccgttttttctttcacttctgGTCAGCGACATGAGAGAGGGAAAGGAACAGTTCATCAGGATAGAACTTGAAGAAGCAACGGGGTCAGTCATGGAAGACGTTTTTAAATACATTTACACCGGTATAGCTGCAGTCACTAAGGATACCGCCCACGACTTAGTCGCAGCAGCAGATTATCTTCTTTTACCAGGTTTGAAAACTTTGGCTTGTGACTTTTTGGTGGGAAACATTACAACTGAAAACTGCATGTTCAATTATTACTTTGCCGACAAGTATCAGTGTTTGGAATTAATGGAGGAGTCCTGCGAGTTTATTAACTCAAATTTCAGTTCAGTCATGGAAACAGACGACTTCCTGAATCTCAATATTGAAAAAGTCATGAAATGGGTTTCCAGTGATGATGTCACTGTCACCTCTGAGGAAGAAATTTTTAAGGGAGTAGTAAAGTGGGTGACTCACAAGAAGAGTGAACGAGAAAGCAACTTTGCTGAATTGTTGAGTCAAGTCCGTCTGAAATCCATGTCTCATGACTTTCTCTTCAATGAATTGATCAATGAAGAACTGGTAGCAACAAACAAGGAGACTTTGAATTTTGTGTTGAGATCCATGAAGTGCATTGTTGATCCCTTCTGTGAAAATGCTGCCAAGCCACCCAGAAAGTGCTTAGAGAAATATATAGATGTGATTTTTGTGTGTGGTGGCAGGACAGCCTTATGCTATGTACCCCAGAAAGACATTTGGTATCATTTGCCAGACATGTTATTTGAACATCAAGATCATGCTGTTGTTCAATACAGAGATAAAGTTTGCATTTTCGGGGGACAGCGTGTTGGATCAGGAAAATCTCAAATTACAGAATACTTTCTTTCTTCCAAAATATCCCAGGGGACAGTTGAAACAGGACCTGCAATTTCTGGGAATTGTTGTTCTTCTTTATCGGTTTTAGATGGCTGCATCTTTGCATTATTTTGTAAGGCCATTATTCTCTATAAGATTGATGAGAATGTTTGCGAGCCCGTGGCTGATCCACCAACTCGTCGCCTTGGCTCTTGTTTAGTCAGTGATAAAAGACACCTTTACTTAGTAGGAGGATATACAGGTGTTTATTTGCGTCAAGCATCTAAAGCAGTGGAAAGGTTTGATCCTATTTCGGCCGCATGGGAGGAGGTTGCAGCTATGAATGAGGCAAGATATGATGCTTTTGGAGCAGCCATGAATGGCAAGATCTACATAGCAGGTGgcataaataaaaataaggcACTGAAGTCTTGTGAGGTATATGACCCATCAACTGATGAATGGCAAGTCATGAGTAACCTCAAGGTGTGTCGTCAAGCTGCAAACATGGTATGCATTCAGGAAGCCCTTTATGTGGTTGGTGGCTTCAAAGAGGAAAAATTGTCTTCAAGAGAGTTATCAGTGGAAGTGTTTCAGTTAGGAGCATGTGAATGGAAAAGTAAGTCCACTATACCCACtaactttgaaaatgaaaatcgtGAGGATCGAAAGAAAAAGATTCATCATAAGGCATGTCTTGCAGTGATCCACAAGAGTCTATTAGAAAAGCTGTGTAAGCTTTGA